Proteins encoded in a region of the Thunnus thynnus chromosome 8, fThuThy2.1, whole genome shotgun sequence genome:
- the eps15 gene encoding epidermal growth factor receptor substrate 15 isoform X2: protein MQNLLLSSGNPIYDKYYRQVDPTGSGRVAAADAALFLKRSGLADLVLGKIWDLADSERKGALNKQQFFIALRLVACAQNGLEVALKSLNVAVPPPKFHDTSSPLLAGGVAIDIPWVVKPEEKMKFDSIFESLGPVGGMLTGDKVKPVLLNSKLPVDILGRVWELSDLDRDGMLDKDEFSVAMYLVYRALEGEPVPMSLPPPLVPPSKRKKPSVPPVMPLLPSPPSVKDSRSSHAGSKTMPHPPKPTPAPVPTPAAAPVSTGPAAPVHAAPEKWVVSPADKTKYDELFNKTDGDMDGLVSGPEVRDIFLKTGLPSATLARIWELCDIGDIGKLTREQFALALHLINQKLTKGLDPPQNLSPEMIPPSDRQNIKQNNVANLAADFSAIKELDSLSNEIVELQREKTSVEEEIKEKEEAIRQRSSEVQDLQDEVAKESEELQRLQTQRQKVQEALEELDQQKGSLEEQLAHIRQQTSQETQLISSLQSEHEEQEQRICQYEEELVQAREELLALQEESRKLQEKVQAAQEQLTPLQESVRDSFTQVAQVQQKLNDLQVEERSVTAQLSWKRALEDSSPVMVNGSAGPTAELHQGDLFQQDLFKEDQPKELKEEEPAAVSNLQKEHSDQKEKEGVNEREEEEEKEEESPKTSEEEKQKHDALDDLYTSLASSEKYSNISNISTVAKPQENSVWEHSSPTPDVSSEVTDDTEESPKASPPEVASPEPESKQEPAESPETTVTSLPPQVGPRSMPPQTNPPSLPEMDFFQSDPFTDHDPFKDDPFGKADVADPFGGDPFKGTDPFAADSFFTQTSSDDPFTASADPFGTTADAPEPDLFAAKLNDATAAPAEDPDPFTSKSTNPALAAKDPFSSAGNHKADSDPFGGKMNATGEADPFGSQDGGTDPFNCSPPSSDLALKDTAATNDPFAPGGTTVSASSDPDPFAAVFGNESFGGGFADFSALTKSNGADQFGINNKNLFQDDNQSASPEMPPALPPKTGTPTRPPPPPPGKRSSISRTESSDSFHRRGHFLPQTSGDFSSSSSSSSLPAKDPLADPFAPSSPPRHNVREADRFASFDKYPTEEDMIEWAKRESEREEKERLARLTQQEQEDLELAIALSKSELS, encoded by the exons ATGCAGAACTTATTG CTCTCCAGTGGAAATCCCATCTATGACAAATACTATCGACAG gttGATCCGACAGGCAGCGGACGGGTGGCAGCGGCTGATGCGGCTCTGTTCCTGAAGAGGTCGGGCTTGGCCGACCTGGTCCTCGGGAAG ATCTGGGATTTGGCAGACTCTGAACGGAAGGGGGCTCTCAACAAACAG CAATTCTTCATAGCGCTGCGGTTGGTGGCCTGTGCTCAGAATGGCCTGGAGGTGGCGCTCAAAAGCCTTAACGTGGCTGTTCCTCCCCCCAAATTT CATGACACAAGCAGCCCGCTATTAGCAGGAGGAGTGGCCATTGATATTCCCTGGGTTGTCAAG ccTGAGGAGAAGATGAAGTTTGACTCCATCTTTGAAAGTCTGGGTCCAGTAGGAGGGATGCTAACAGGAGACAAAGTCAAGCCAGTCCTGCTAAACTCCAAACTGCCAGTGGACATCTTGGGCAGG GTGTGGGAGCTCAGTGACCTCGACAGAGACGGCATGTTGGACAAAGACGAGTTTTCTGTG GCCATGTATCTGGTGTACAGAGCTTTGGAGGGAGAGCCTGTCCCCATGTCCCTACCGCCTCCCCTGGTTCCACCCTCCAAGAGGAAAAAACCCTCAGTGCCTCCCGTGATGCCCCTGTTACCCTCGCCCCCCTCTGTCAAAGACAGTCGCTCCTCCCACGCTGGCTCTAAGACCATGCCCCACCCCCCTAAACCCACCCCAGCTCCTGTCCCAACACCAGCAGCTGCTCCTGTGAGTACGGGACCTGCCGCTCCTGTGCATGCAGCACCAGAAAAG TGGGTGGTGTCGCCAGCAGACAAAACCAAGTATGATGAACTCTTCAACAAGACAGATGGTGACATGGATGGGCTGGTATCAGGACCTGAAGTCAGAGATATTTTCCTCAAGACTGGGCTGCCGTCTGCCACACTCGCACGCATCTG GGAGCTCTGTGACATTGGAGACATAGGAAAACTGACCCGAGAGCAGTTTGCCCTAGCTCTTCATCTAATCAATCAGAAGCTGACGAAAGGCCTGGACCCTCCGCAGAACCTCTCCCCAGAGATGATTCCTCCCTCCGAcagacaaaacatcaaacag AACAACGTGGCGAACCTGGCAGCTGACTTCTCTGCCATCAAGGAGCTGGACTCTCTTAGTAATGAGATAGTTGAACTACAAAG GGAGAAAACGTCTGTGGAAGAGGAGAtcaaggagaaggaggaggccATCAGACAGCGCAGCAGTGAAGTGCAG GACTTACAGGATGAGGTGGCAAAGGAGAGCGAGGAACTGCAGCGGCTCCAGACTCAGCGTCAGAAAGTCCAGGAGGCCTTGGAGGAGCTGGACCAACAGAAGGGCTCCCTGGAGGAGCAGCTGGCTCACATTCGCCAGCAGACCAGCCAAGAGACCCAACTG ATTTCATCACTGCAGTCGGAGCATGAGGAGCAGGAACAGAGGATATGTCAGTATGAGGAGGAGCTGGTTCAGGCTCGAGAGGAGCTCTTAGCTTTACAGGAAGAGAGCAGGAAGCTGCAAGAGAAGGTGCAGGCCGCTCAGGAGCAGCTCACACCTCTTCAGGAGTCTGTGCGTGACTCCTTCACACAAGTTGCACAG GTTCAGCAGAAACTGAACGACCTTCAGGTGGAGGAGAGGTCAGTGACTGCCCAGCTCAGCTGGAAGAGAGCCCTGGAGGACAGCTCTCCTGTCATGGTCAATGGATCAGCAGGACCCACAGCAGAGCTGCACCAGGGGGACCTCTTCCAGCAGGACCTTTTCAAGGAGGACCAGCCTAAAGAGCTGAAAGAGGAGGAACCAGCTGCTGTGAGCAATCTTCAGAAAGAACATTCGGatcaaaaagagaaagaaggagtgaatgagagagaagaggaagaagagaaggaggaagagagtcCTAAGACGtcagaggaggaaaagcagaaaCATGATGCCTTGGATGATCTCTATACTAGTCTAGCCTCCTCTGAGAAGTACAGTAATATCAGTAATATTTCGACTGTTGCCAAGCCACAGGAGAACAGTGTTTGG GAACACAGTAGCCCTACTCCTGATGTCTCTTCAGAAGTCACAGATGATACAGAGGAATCGCCTAAAGCCAGCCCACCAGAG GTTGCATCACCAGAGCCAGAGAGCAAACAGGAGCCTGCAGAGTCCCCAGAAACCACTGTCACCTCATTACCACCTCAAGTTGGACCTCGCTCTATGCCACCCCAGACCAACCCCCCCTCCCTGCCTGAGATGGACTTCTTCCAGTCAGACCCCTTTACTGACC ATGATCCATTCAAAGATGATCCATTTGGAAAAGCAGATGTTGCAG ATCCTTTCGGAGGAGATCCATTCAAAGGGACAGACCCCTTTGCTGCAGACTCTTTCTTCACACAGACCTCCTCAGATGACCCTTTTACTGCTTCAGCTGACCCATTTGGCACCACTGCCGACGCGCCAGAACCGGACCTGTTTGCAGCCAAGCTGAATGATGCCACAGCTGCACCGGCAGAAGATCCAGATCCCTTTACCTCCAAATCCACCAATCCAGCTCTAGCAGCCAAGGATCCATTCAGCTCCGCAGGGAATCATAAGGCTGATTCTGACCCATTCGGAGGCAAAATGAACGCCACGGGGGAGGCGGATCCATTTGGTTCTCAGGACGGAGGGACAGATCCCTTTAACTGCTCTCCACCAAGCTCTGATCTGGCTTTG aAGGACACTGCAGCAACCAATGACCCATTTGCTCCAGGTGGTACTACAGTGAGTGCCAGCTCAGACCCAG ACCCatttgctgctgtgtttggtAATGAGTCATTTGGAGGGGGCTTTGCAGATTTCAGTGCCTTGACAAAG TCAAACGGTGCTGACCAGTTTGGCATCAACAATAAGAACCTGTTCCAGGATGACAACCAGTCTGCCAGCCCCGAAATGCCCCCAGCCCTTCCCCCAAAAACGGGTACGCCAACTAgacccccccctccacctccag GTAAGAGATCCTCCATCTCCAGAACAGAGTCCTCTGACTCCTTCCATCGACGAGGGCACTTCCTCCCACAGACTTCGGGAgacttctcctcctcttcctcctcctcttccctgccTGCCAAGGATCCTTTAGCCGACCCCTTcgccccctcctcccctcctcgtCACAACGTACGGGAAGCTGACCGATTTGCCAGCTTTGACAAA TATCCAACAGAGGAAGACATGATAGAGTGGGCAAAGCGCGAGAGCGAGCGAGAGGAAAAGGAGCGACTCGCCAGGCTCACCCAGCAGGAACAAGAAGACCTGGAGCTGGCCATCGCTCTCAGCAAGTCTGAACTCTCCTGA
- the eps15 gene encoding epidermal growth factor receptor substrate 15 isoform X1 gives MAATLSLTQLSSGNPIYDKYYRQVDPTGSGRVAAADAALFLKRSGLADLVLGKIWDLADSERKGALNKQQFFIALRLVACAQNGLEVALKSLNVAVPPPKFHDTSSPLLAGGVAIDIPWVVKPEEKMKFDSIFESLGPVGGMLTGDKVKPVLLNSKLPVDILGRVWELSDLDRDGMLDKDEFSVAMYLVYRALEGEPVPMSLPPPLVPPSKRKKPSVPPVMPLLPSPPSVKDSRSSHAGSKTMPHPPKPTPAPVPTPAAAPVSTGPAAPVHAAPEKWVVSPADKTKYDELFNKTDGDMDGLVSGPEVRDIFLKTGLPSATLARIWELCDIGDIGKLTREQFALALHLINQKLTKGLDPPQNLSPEMIPPSDRQNIKQNNVANLAADFSAIKELDSLSNEIVELQREKTSVEEEIKEKEEAIRQRSSEVQDLQDEVAKESEELQRLQTQRQKVQEALEELDQQKGSLEEQLAHIRQQTSQETQLISSLQSEHEEQEQRICQYEEELVQAREELLALQEESRKLQEKVQAAQEQLTPLQESVRDSFTQVAQVQQKLNDLQVEERSVTAQLSWKRALEDSSPVMVNGSAGPTAELHQGDLFQQDLFKEDQPKELKEEEPAAVSNLQKEHSDQKEKEGVNEREEEEEKEEESPKTSEEEKQKHDALDDLYTSLASSEKYSNISNISTVAKPQENSVWEHSSPTPDVSSEVTDDTEESPKASPPEVASPEPESKQEPAESPETTVTSLPPQVGPRSMPPQTNPPSLPEMDFFQSDPFTDHDPFKDDPFGKADVADPFGGDPFKGTDPFAADSFFTQTSSDDPFTASADPFGTTADAPEPDLFAAKLNDATAAPAEDPDPFTSKSTNPALAAKDPFSSAGNHKADSDPFGGKMNATGEADPFGSQDGGTDPFNCSPPSSDLALKDTAATNDPFAPGGTTVSASSDPDPFAAVFGNESFGGGFADFSALTKSNGADQFGINNKNLFQDDNQSASPEMPPALPPKTGTPTRPPPPPPGKRSSISRTESSDSFHRRGHFLPQTSGDFSSSSSSSSLPAKDPLADPFAPSSPPRHNVREADRFASFDKYPTEEDMIEWAKRESEREEKERLARLTQQEQEDLELAIALSKSELS, from the exons ATGGCTGCCACTCTGTCTCTTACTCAG CTCTCCAGTGGAAATCCCATCTATGACAAATACTATCGACAG gttGATCCGACAGGCAGCGGACGGGTGGCAGCGGCTGATGCGGCTCTGTTCCTGAAGAGGTCGGGCTTGGCCGACCTGGTCCTCGGGAAG ATCTGGGATTTGGCAGACTCTGAACGGAAGGGGGCTCTCAACAAACAG CAATTCTTCATAGCGCTGCGGTTGGTGGCCTGTGCTCAGAATGGCCTGGAGGTGGCGCTCAAAAGCCTTAACGTGGCTGTTCCTCCCCCCAAATTT CATGACACAAGCAGCCCGCTATTAGCAGGAGGAGTGGCCATTGATATTCCCTGGGTTGTCAAG ccTGAGGAGAAGATGAAGTTTGACTCCATCTTTGAAAGTCTGGGTCCAGTAGGAGGGATGCTAACAGGAGACAAAGTCAAGCCAGTCCTGCTAAACTCCAAACTGCCAGTGGACATCTTGGGCAGG GTGTGGGAGCTCAGTGACCTCGACAGAGACGGCATGTTGGACAAAGACGAGTTTTCTGTG GCCATGTATCTGGTGTACAGAGCTTTGGAGGGAGAGCCTGTCCCCATGTCCCTACCGCCTCCCCTGGTTCCACCCTCCAAGAGGAAAAAACCCTCAGTGCCTCCCGTGATGCCCCTGTTACCCTCGCCCCCCTCTGTCAAAGACAGTCGCTCCTCCCACGCTGGCTCTAAGACCATGCCCCACCCCCCTAAACCCACCCCAGCTCCTGTCCCAACACCAGCAGCTGCTCCTGTGAGTACGGGACCTGCCGCTCCTGTGCATGCAGCACCAGAAAAG TGGGTGGTGTCGCCAGCAGACAAAACCAAGTATGATGAACTCTTCAACAAGACAGATGGTGACATGGATGGGCTGGTATCAGGACCTGAAGTCAGAGATATTTTCCTCAAGACTGGGCTGCCGTCTGCCACACTCGCACGCATCTG GGAGCTCTGTGACATTGGAGACATAGGAAAACTGACCCGAGAGCAGTTTGCCCTAGCTCTTCATCTAATCAATCAGAAGCTGACGAAAGGCCTGGACCCTCCGCAGAACCTCTCCCCAGAGATGATTCCTCCCTCCGAcagacaaaacatcaaacag AACAACGTGGCGAACCTGGCAGCTGACTTCTCTGCCATCAAGGAGCTGGACTCTCTTAGTAATGAGATAGTTGAACTACAAAG GGAGAAAACGTCTGTGGAAGAGGAGAtcaaggagaaggaggaggccATCAGACAGCGCAGCAGTGAAGTGCAG GACTTACAGGATGAGGTGGCAAAGGAGAGCGAGGAACTGCAGCGGCTCCAGACTCAGCGTCAGAAAGTCCAGGAGGCCTTGGAGGAGCTGGACCAACAGAAGGGCTCCCTGGAGGAGCAGCTGGCTCACATTCGCCAGCAGACCAGCCAAGAGACCCAACTG ATTTCATCACTGCAGTCGGAGCATGAGGAGCAGGAACAGAGGATATGTCAGTATGAGGAGGAGCTGGTTCAGGCTCGAGAGGAGCTCTTAGCTTTACAGGAAGAGAGCAGGAAGCTGCAAGAGAAGGTGCAGGCCGCTCAGGAGCAGCTCACACCTCTTCAGGAGTCTGTGCGTGACTCCTTCACACAAGTTGCACAG GTTCAGCAGAAACTGAACGACCTTCAGGTGGAGGAGAGGTCAGTGACTGCCCAGCTCAGCTGGAAGAGAGCCCTGGAGGACAGCTCTCCTGTCATGGTCAATGGATCAGCAGGACCCACAGCAGAGCTGCACCAGGGGGACCTCTTCCAGCAGGACCTTTTCAAGGAGGACCAGCCTAAAGAGCTGAAAGAGGAGGAACCAGCTGCTGTGAGCAATCTTCAGAAAGAACATTCGGatcaaaaagagaaagaaggagtgaatgagagagaagaggaagaagagaaggaggaagagagtcCTAAGACGtcagaggaggaaaagcagaaaCATGATGCCTTGGATGATCTCTATACTAGTCTAGCCTCCTCTGAGAAGTACAGTAATATCAGTAATATTTCGACTGTTGCCAAGCCACAGGAGAACAGTGTTTGG GAACACAGTAGCCCTACTCCTGATGTCTCTTCAGAAGTCACAGATGATACAGAGGAATCGCCTAAAGCCAGCCCACCAGAG GTTGCATCACCAGAGCCAGAGAGCAAACAGGAGCCTGCAGAGTCCCCAGAAACCACTGTCACCTCATTACCACCTCAAGTTGGACCTCGCTCTATGCCACCCCAGACCAACCCCCCCTCCCTGCCTGAGATGGACTTCTTCCAGTCAGACCCCTTTACTGACC ATGATCCATTCAAAGATGATCCATTTGGAAAAGCAGATGTTGCAG ATCCTTTCGGAGGAGATCCATTCAAAGGGACAGACCCCTTTGCTGCAGACTCTTTCTTCACACAGACCTCCTCAGATGACCCTTTTACTGCTTCAGCTGACCCATTTGGCACCACTGCCGACGCGCCAGAACCGGACCTGTTTGCAGCCAAGCTGAATGATGCCACAGCTGCACCGGCAGAAGATCCAGATCCCTTTACCTCCAAATCCACCAATCCAGCTCTAGCAGCCAAGGATCCATTCAGCTCCGCAGGGAATCATAAGGCTGATTCTGACCCATTCGGAGGCAAAATGAACGCCACGGGGGAGGCGGATCCATTTGGTTCTCAGGACGGAGGGACAGATCCCTTTAACTGCTCTCCACCAAGCTCTGATCTGGCTTTG aAGGACACTGCAGCAACCAATGACCCATTTGCTCCAGGTGGTACTACAGTGAGTGCCAGCTCAGACCCAG ACCCatttgctgctgtgtttggtAATGAGTCATTTGGAGGGGGCTTTGCAGATTTCAGTGCCTTGACAAAG TCAAACGGTGCTGACCAGTTTGGCATCAACAATAAGAACCTGTTCCAGGATGACAACCAGTCTGCCAGCCCCGAAATGCCCCCAGCCCTTCCCCCAAAAACGGGTACGCCAACTAgacccccccctccacctccag GTAAGAGATCCTCCATCTCCAGAACAGAGTCCTCTGACTCCTTCCATCGACGAGGGCACTTCCTCCCACAGACTTCGGGAgacttctcctcctcttcctcctcctcttccctgccTGCCAAGGATCCTTTAGCCGACCCCTTcgccccctcctcccctcctcgtCACAACGTACGGGAAGCTGACCGATTTGCCAGCTTTGACAAA TATCCAACAGAGGAAGACATGATAGAGTGGGCAAAGCGCGAGAGCGAGCGAGAGGAAAAGGAGCGACTCGCCAGGCTCACCCAGCAGGAACAAGAAGACCTGGAGCTGGCCATCGCTCTCAGCAAGTCTGAACTCTCCTGA
- the eps15 gene encoding epidermal growth factor receptor substrate 15 isoform X3, translated as MAATLSLTQLSSGNPIYDKYYRQVDPTGSGRVAAADAALFLKRSGLADLVLGKIWDLADSERKGALNKQQFFIALRLVACAQNGLEVALKSLNVAVPPPKFHDTSSPLLAGGVAIDIPWVVKPEEKMKFDSIFESLGPVGGMLTGDKVKPVLLNSKLPVDILGRVWELSDLDRDGMLDKDEFSVAMYLVYRALEGEPVPMSLPPPLVPPSKRKKPSVPPVMPLLPSPPSVKDSRSSHAGSKTMPHPPKPTPAPVPTPAAAPWVVSPADKTKYDELFNKTDGDMDGLVSGPEVRDIFLKTGLPSATLARIWELCDIGDIGKLTREQFALALHLINQKLTKGLDPPQNLSPEMIPPSDRQNIKQNNVANLAADFSAIKELDSLSNEIVELQREKTSVEEEIKEKEEAIRQRSSEVQDLQDEVAKESEELQRLQTQRQKVQEALEELDQQKGSLEEQLAHIRQQTSQETQLISSLQSEHEEQEQRICQYEEELVQAREELLALQEESRKLQEKVQAAQEQLTPLQESVRDSFTQVAQVQQKLNDLQVEERSVTAQLSWKRALEDSSPVMVNGSAGPTAELHQGDLFQQDLFKEDQPKELKEEEPAAVSNLQKEHSDQKEKEGVNEREEEEEKEEESPKTSEEEKQKHDALDDLYTSLASSEKYSNISNISTVAKPQENSVWEHSSPTPDVSSEVTDDTEESPKASPPEVASPEPESKQEPAESPETTVTSLPPQVGPRSMPPQTNPPSLPEMDFFQSDPFTDHDPFKDDPFGKADVADPFGGDPFKGTDPFAADSFFTQTSSDDPFTASADPFGTTADAPEPDLFAAKLNDATAAPAEDPDPFTSKSTNPALAAKDPFSSAGNHKADSDPFGGKMNATGEADPFGSQDGGTDPFNCSPPSSDLALKDTAATNDPFAPGGTTVSASSDPDPFAAVFGNESFGGGFADFSALTKSNGADQFGINNKNLFQDDNQSASPEMPPALPPKTGTPTRPPPPPPGKRSSISRTESSDSFHRRGHFLPQTSGDFSSSSSSSSLPAKDPLADPFAPSSPPRHNVREADRFASFDKYPTEEDMIEWAKRESEREEKERLARLTQQEQEDLELAIALSKSELS; from the exons ATGGCTGCCACTCTGTCTCTTACTCAG CTCTCCAGTGGAAATCCCATCTATGACAAATACTATCGACAG gttGATCCGACAGGCAGCGGACGGGTGGCAGCGGCTGATGCGGCTCTGTTCCTGAAGAGGTCGGGCTTGGCCGACCTGGTCCTCGGGAAG ATCTGGGATTTGGCAGACTCTGAACGGAAGGGGGCTCTCAACAAACAG CAATTCTTCATAGCGCTGCGGTTGGTGGCCTGTGCTCAGAATGGCCTGGAGGTGGCGCTCAAAAGCCTTAACGTGGCTGTTCCTCCCCCCAAATTT CATGACACAAGCAGCCCGCTATTAGCAGGAGGAGTGGCCATTGATATTCCCTGGGTTGTCAAG ccTGAGGAGAAGATGAAGTTTGACTCCATCTTTGAAAGTCTGGGTCCAGTAGGAGGGATGCTAACAGGAGACAAAGTCAAGCCAGTCCTGCTAAACTCCAAACTGCCAGTGGACATCTTGGGCAGG GTGTGGGAGCTCAGTGACCTCGACAGAGACGGCATGTTGGACAAAGACGAGTTTTCTGTG GCCATGTATCTGGTGTACAGAGCTTTGGAGGGAGAGCCTGTCCCCATGTCCCTACCGCCTCCCCTGGTTCCACCCTCCAAGAGGAAAAAACCCTCAGTGCCTCCCGTGATGCCCCTGTTACCCTCGCCCCCCTCTGTCAAAGACAGTCGCTCCTCCCACGCTGGCTCTAAGACCATGCCCCACCCCCCTAAACCCACCCCAGCTCCTGTCCCAACACCAGCAGCTGCTCCT TGGGTGGTGTCGCCAGCAGACAAAACCAAGTATGATGAACTCTTCAACAAGACAGATGGTGACATGGATGGGCTGGTATCAGGACCTGAAGTCAGAGATATTTTCCTCAAGACTGGGCTGCCGTCTGCCACACTCGCACGCATCTG GGAGCTCTGTGACATTGGAGACATAGGAAAACTGACCCGAGAGCAGTTTGCCCTAGCTCTTCATCTAATCAATCAGAAGCTGACGAAAGGCCTGGACCCTCCGCAGAACCTCTCCCCAGAGATGATTCCTCCCTCCGAcagacaaaacatcaaacag AACAACGTGGCGAACCTGGCAGCTGACTTCTCTGCCATCAAGGAGCTGGACTCTCTTAGTAATGAGATAGTTGAACTACAAAG GGAGAAAACGTCTGTGGAAGAGGAGAtcaaggagaaggaggaggccATCAGACAGCGCAGCAGTGAAGTGCAG GACTTACAGGATGAGGTGGCAAAGGAGAGCGAGGAACTGCAGCGGCTCCAGACTCAGCGTCAGAAAGTCCAGGAGGCCTTGGAGGAGCTGGACCAACAGAAGGGCTCCCTGGAGGAGCAGCTGGCTCACATTCGCCAGCAGACCAGCCAAGAGACCCAACTG ATTTCATCACTGCAGTCGGAGCATGAGGAGCAGGAACAGAGGATATGTCAGTATGAGGAGGAGCTGGTTCAGGCTCGAGAGGAGCTCTTAGCTTTACAGGAAGAGAGCAGGAAGCTGCAAGAGAAGGTGCAGGCCGCTCAGGAGCAGCTCACACCTCTTCAGGAGTCTGTGCGTGACTCCTTCACACAAGTTGCACAG GTTCAGCAGAAACTGAACGACCTTCAGGTGGAGGAGAGGTCAGTGACTGCCCAGCTCAGCTGGAAGAGAGCCCTGGAGGACAGCTCTCCTGTCATGGTCAATGGATCAGCAGGACCCACAGCAGAGCTGCACCAGGGGGACCTCTTCCAGCAGGACCTTTTCAAGGAGGACCAGCCTAAAGAGCTGAAAGAGGAGGAACCAGCTGCTGTGAGCAATCTTCAGAAAGAACATTCGGatcaaaaagagaaagaaggagtgaatgagagagaagaggaagaagagaaggaggaagagagtcCTAAGACGtcagaggaggaaaagcagaaaCATGATGCCTTGGATGATCTCTATACTAGTCTAGCCTCCTCTGAGAAGTACAGTAATATCAGTAATATTTCGACTGTTGCCAAGCCACAGGAGAACAGTGTTTGG GAACACAGTAGCCCTACTCCTGATGTCTCTTCAGAAGTCACAGATGATACAGAGGAATCGCCTAAAGCCAGCCCACCAGAG GTTGCATCACCAGAGCCAGAGAGCAAACAGGAGCCTGCAGAGTCCCCAGAAACCACTGTCACCTCATTACCACCTCAAGTTGGACCTCGCTCTATGCCACCCCAGACCAACCCCCCCTCCCTGCCTGAGATGGACTTCTTCCAGTCAGACCCCTTTACTGACC ATGATCCATTCAAAGATGATCCATTTGGAAAAGCAGATGTTGCAG ATCCTTTCGGAGGAGATCCATTCAAAGGGACAGACCCCTTTGCTGCAGACTCTTTCTTCACACAGACCTCCTCAGATGACCCTTTTACTGCTTCAGCTGACCCATTTGGCACCACTGCCGACGCGCCAGAACCGGACCTGTTTGCAGCCAAGCTGAATGATGCCACAGCTGCACCGGCAGAAGATCCAGATCCCTTTACCTCCAAATCCACCAATCCAGCTCTAGCAGCCAAGGATCCATTCAGCTCCGCAGGGAATCATAAGGCTGATTCTGACCCATTCGGAGGCAAAATGAACGCCACGGGGGAGGCGGATCCATTTGGTTCTCAGGACGGAGGGACAGATCCCTTTAACTGCTCTCCACCAAGCTCTGATCTGGCTTTG aAGGACACTGCAGCAACCAATGACCCATTTGCTCCAGGTGGTACTACAGTGAGTGCCAGCTCAGACCCAG ACCCatttgctgctgtgtttggtAATGAGTCATTTGGAGGGGGCTTTGCAGATTTCAGTGCCTTGACAAAG TCAAACGGTGCTGACCAGTTTGGCATCAACAATAAGAACCTGTTCCAGGATGACAACCAGTCTGCCAGCCCCGAAATGCCCCCAGCCCTTCCCCCAAAAACGGGTACGCCAACTAgacccccccctccacctccag GTAAGAGATCCTCCATCTCCAGAACAGAGTCCTCTGACTCCTTCCATCGACGAGGGCACTTCCTCCCACAGACTTCGGGAgacttctcctcctcttcctcctcctcttccctgccTGCCAAGGATCCTTTAGCCGACCCCTTcgccccctcctcccctcctcgtCACAACGTACGGGAAGCTGACCGATTTGCCAGCTTTGACAAA TATCCAACAGAGGAAGACATGATAGAGTGGGCAAAGCGCGAGAGCGAGCGAGAGGAAAAGGAGCGACTCGCCAGGCTCACCCAGCAGGAACAAGAAGACCTGGAGCTGGCCATCGCTCTCAGCAAGTCTGAACTCTCCTGA